In Carcharodon carcharias isolate sCarCar2 chromosome 33, sCarCar2.pri, whole genome shotgun sequence, a genomic segment contains:
- the LOC121272213 gene encoding cell wall protein DAN4-like gives STPTKGTSETTSTPTKSAPTIGTSETTTTPTISAPTIGTSETTTTPTIGTSETTSTPTTETTK, from the exons tcaacacccactaaaggaaccagtgaaaccacctcaacacccactaaa tcagcacctacgataggaaccagtgaaaccaccacaacacctaccata tcagcacctacgataggaaccagtgaaaccaccacaacacctaccataggaaccagtgaaaccacctcaacacctactacagaaaccaccaaa